One stretch of Nicotiana tabacum cultivar K326 chromosome 18, ASM71507v2, whole genome shotgun sequence DNA includes these proteins:
- the LOC142172945 gene encoding 14-3-3 protein 7-like, which yields MSKEKERETHVYTAKLAEQAERYDEMVESMKEVAKLDAELTVEERNLLSVGYKNVIGARRASWRIMSSIEQKEESKGNENNVKLIKGYRQKVEEELSKICHDILEIIDKHLIPSSGTGEATVFYYKMKGDYYRYLAEFKTDEERNEAAEQSLKGYEAATATANSDLPSTHPIRLGLALNFSVFYYEIMNSPERACHLAKQAFDEAIAELDTLSEESYKDSTLIMQLLRDNLTLWTSDLPEDGAEENSKADEPKAAEPPQKTEDPPQGSL from the exons ATGtcgaaagaaaaggaaagagaaactCATGTCTACACGGCCAAGCTCGCGGAACAAGCTGAACGTTATGATG AAATGGTTGAGAGTATGAAGGAAGTTGCAAAACTCGATGCTGAACTGACAGTGGAGGAAAGAAACTTACTTTCTGTTGGTTACAAGAATGTTATTGGAGCTCGAAGGGCTTCTTGGCGTATTATGTCCTCCATTGAGCAGAAAGAAGAGTCGAAAGGAAACGAGAACAATGTGAAGTTAATTAAGGGATATAGGCAGAAGGTAGAAGAGGAGCTGTCCAAGATTTGTCATGATATTCTAGAAATCATAGACAAACATCTAATTCCATCTTCTGGCACTGGAGAAGCTACTGTCTTTTATTACAAAAT GAAAGGTGATTATTATCGTTACCTTGCTGAGTTCAAGACTGATGAGGAAAGGAATGAGGCTGCTGAGCAGTCATTGAAGGGCTATGAG gCTGCTACGGCCACTGCAAACTCTGATCTGCCTTCAACACATCCGATCAGGCTTGGTCTTGCATTGAACTTCTCCGTATTCTACTATGAGATCATGAACTCACCTGAAAG GGCATGTCACTTGGCTAAACAAGCTTTTGATGAGGCAATAGCAGAATTGGACACTTTAAGTGAAGAGTCATACAAGGACAGTACCTTAATCATGCAGCTGTTAAGAGACAACCTCACACTGTGGACCTCTGATTTGCCTGAAGATGGAG CTGAAGAGAATTCGAAAGCTGATGAGCCGAAAGCAGCAGAACCTCCTCAAAAAACAGAAGATCCGCCTCAAGGGAGTCTTTGA